A genomic stretch from Cyanobacteria bacterium GSL.Bin1 includes:
- a CDS encoding PIN domain-containing protein, producing MKPVFADTFYWIALFNPRDNWHQTVLNYTYNHPNQKIITTDGIVEEVLNYASSRGFLMKQKALLLYKKMLQEPDIEVISYNLQLRELGLELYEQRLDKGYSLTDCISMIVMRQMGIQEVLSHDKHFSQEGFHLVFN from the coding sequence TTGGATTGCTTTATTCAACCCTAGAGATAACTGGCATCAAACTGTCCTTAATTATACTTATAATCACCCAAATCAAAAAATAATTACCACAGATGGCATTGTTGAGGAAGTTCTTAACTATGCTTCCTCTAGGGGGTTTTTAATGAAACAAAAAGCCCTTTTGCTATATAAAAAAATGTTACAAGAACCTGATATAGAAGTAATCTCTTATAATTTGCAGTTACGAGAACTAGGCTTGGAGTTGTATGAACAGCGTTTAGATAAAGGATATAGTCTGACCGATTGTATTTCAATGATAGTGATGCGACAAATGGGTATTCAAGAAGTGCTCTCTCACGATAAGCACTTTTCACAAGAAGGTTTTCATCTTGTATTTAATTAG